From the genome of Thermoflexus hugenholtzii, one region includes:
- a CDS encoding type II toxin-antitoxin system Phd/YefM family antitoxin, which produces MRVVTVREARAHLSRLLEEVRRGETILIVRGRTPVARLVPYEEPERRPLGFVPGRLEECFFEPLPEEELAAWEPAGRGGSHFYNHDFPL; this is translated from the coding sequence ATGCGCGTGGTGACAGTCCGAGAGGCCAGGGCCCATCTCTCCCGCCTGCTGGAGGAAGTGCGCCGTGGAGAGACCATCCTGATCGTTCGAGGCCGCACCCCGGTGGCCCGCCTGGTGCCTTACGAGGAGCCTGAGCGCCGCCCTCTGGGGTTTGTGCCCGGCCGCCTGGAGGAGTGCTTTTTTGAGCCTCTGCCGGAGGAGGAGCTGGCCGCATGGGAACCAGCGGGTCGCGGCGGAAGCCACTTCTATAACCACGATTTCCCATTGTAG
- the smc gene encoding chromosome segregation protein SMC — MRLKAIELHGFKSFATPTRLEFPGRVTVIVGPNGSGKSNIAEAIRWALGEQSLSTLRVRRGEDLIFAGSDQRPRAGMAEVTLIFDNAEGDLPVDFAEVALTRRVYRDGEGEYLLNGNRVRLRDIQDLLGATPLARRTYTVIGQGLVDEVLRMRPEERRALFEEAAGIALYRMKREEALRRLEATQQNLTRVRDLLAEMTPRLNSLRRQAERARQYEETLSRLKALWRRWAARRMAALRRSLEEAQAAVAEAEAARFRHQEQQAAAEAEAARLREEIRRRRAALQEEEAAWGKLQEALADLRRRQQALEEALRAIRERERARRERWEALQERQAALEARQHALEEAREALLRRAQALQAQRQEWEARHEPQRARGEALRRQLEAIQEAERQREAEADRLARRRLSLEAFLRELEEQAREEASRRQEREARQAALQEERERLRREAQALQEARETLDRQVAQARRSLEEAEAEVARAREAFARAEAEQAYLESYAEALARRREAQEGWSEDLRAILSAGLPGVLGVLADFLEVDPGWEVAVAAILGPLLQALIVREARVLEALRAQVRHGLPVILLDALRFERPRPARHRFLLPGSPPVPVGLLPAARVVRAREPRLQAWLEHRLQGIWLAKTWEEARALRSRLPRSAHILTPEGERMSGEGIVWIGRHTAPESAGWIEESQWRALRGQLEEARRARRRAEEALEQAMGRWHRAREALAALEEERRALEARWEALQRALREVEGQLEAEARSLQAMAREAAAWEARRAELAAEQADLTRREQALAEERRALAEARASLERELAALGLEGMEQELARLRAEERLLEEERRQVEEQIARLIAERQALEVERMTLEDPESAPSWQALEAEQAQLQEALRDLEAQRQAREARRAEEMTLLLSLESAFEAVWEQVETLRRIGQEREEAVHAARLERVRREGELRAFQQTLQEEWRHLEGAAGSEEVGELNLEALEEIQTEEPLEALEAEVEALRRALRRLGPVNPEAAAEYAALQERHAFLTAQVADLEAASASLRQTVEALDQQMQQAFMETFRAVGRAFRETFTALFGGGNARLALTPAERWDQAGVEIYVRVPGKRTQSLMMLSGGEKALTATALIFALLSVRPSPFVILDEADAALDEANIGRFREMIRRLSERTQFILITHNRGTVEVADVLYGVTMRPDGTSQVLSLRLEEAERMMATPAKP; from the coding sequence ATGCGTCTGAAGGCGATCGAACTGCACGGGTTCAAGAGCTTCGCCACGCCCACCCGCCTGGAGTTCCCGGGGCGGGTGACAGTCATCGTGGGTCCGAACGGCAGCGGCAAGAGCAACATCGCGGAGGCCATCCGCTGGGCCCTGGGCGAACAGAGCCTCTCCACCCTCCGGGTCCGCCGGGGGGAGGATCTGATCTTCGCCGGCAGCGACCAGCGGCCCCGCGCCGGCATGGCGGAGGTGACGCTGATCTTCGACAACGCGGAGGGCGATCTGCCGGTGGACTTCGCCGAGGTCGCCCTGACCCGGCGGGTCTACCGCGATGGGGAAGGGGAGTATCTCCTCAACGGCAACCGGGTCCGTCTGCGGGACATCCAGGATCTGCTGGGCGCCACGCCCCTGGCCCGGCGGACGTATACCGTCATCGGTCAGGGGCTGGTGGATGAGGTGCTCCGGATGCGGCCGGAGGAGCGTCGAGCGCTGTTCGAGGAGGCCGCCGGCATCGCCCTCTACCGGATGAAACGGGAGGAGGCCCTTCGGCGCCTGGAGGCCACCCAGCAGAACCTGACCCGGGTCCGGGATCTGCTCGCGGAGATGACGCCGCGGCTGAACAGCCTTCGCCGTCAGGCGGAGCGGGCGCGCCAGTATGAGGAGACGCTCTCCCGTCTGAAGGCGCTCTGGCGCCGATGGGCCGCGCGCCGGATGGCCGCGTTGCGTCGGAGCCTGGAGGAGGCGCAGGCGGCCGTCGCCGAGGCCGAGGCCGCCCGGTTCCGTCACCAGGAACAGCAGGCGGCCGCCGAGGCGGAGGCGGCGCGGCTTCGCGAGGAGATCCGGCGTCGGCGGGCCGCCCTGCAGGAGGAAGAGGCCGCCTGGGGGAAGCTTCAGGAGGCCCTCGCCGACCTGCGCCGGCGCCAGCAGGCCCTCGAGGAGGCGCTCCGGGCCATCCGGGAGCGGGAGAGGGCCCGCCGGGAGCGCTGGGAGGCGTTGCAGGAGCGTCAGGCGGCCCTGGAGGCCCGGCAACACGCGCTGGAGGAGGCCCGGGAGGCGCTGTTGCGCCGCGCCCAGGCGCTGCAGGCGCAACGTCAGGAGTGGGAAGCGCGCCATGAGCCGCAGCGCGCCCGGGGCGAGGCCCTCCGTCGTCAGCTGGAGGCGATTCAGGAGGCGGAGCGGCAGCGCGAGGCGGAGGCCGATCGCCTCGCCCGTCGGCGCCTCTCCCTTGAGGCGTTCTTACGCGAACTGGAAGAGCAGGCACGCGAGGAGGCCAGCCGTCGGCAGGAACGGGAAGCCCGACAGGCCGCGTTGCAGGAGGAGCGGGAGCGGCTCCGTCGGGAGGCCCAGGCCTTACAGGAGGCGCGCGAGACCCTGGACCGTCAGGTCGCCCAGGCCCGTCGGTCCCTGGAGGAGGCGGAAGCGGAGGTCGCCCGCGCCCGGGAGGCCTTCGCCCGAGCGGAGGCCGAGCAGGCTTACCTGGAATCCTATGCGGAGGCCCTGGCCCGACGCCGGGAGGCTCAGGAGGGATGGTCGGAGGACCTGCGGGCGATCCTCTCCGCCGGCCTCCCCGGGGTCCTCGGGGTCCTGGCGGATTTCCTGGAGGTCGATCCCGGCTGGGAGGTCGCCGTGGCGGCCATCCTGGGGCCGCTGCTCCAGGCGCTGATCGTGCGCGAGGCCCGCGTCCTGGAGGCGCTGCGCGCCCAGGTTCGCCACGGCCTTCCGGTGATCCTTCTGGACGCCCTGCGCTTCGAGCGGCCCCGCCCGGCCCGACATCGGTTCCTGCTTCCCGGAAGCCCGCCCGTGCCCGTCGGCCTGCTTCCGGCCGCCCGCGTCGTGCGCGCCCGTGAGCCCCGTCTGCAGGCCTGGCTCGAGCATCGTCTGCAGGGGATCTGGCTGGCGAAGACATGGGAGGAGGCCCGGGCCCTGCGGTCGCGTCTGCCCCGATCCGCCCACATCCTCACCCCTGAGGGCGAGCGCATGAGCGGGGAAGGGATCGTGTGGATCGGCCGGCACACGGCGCCGGAGTCGGCAGGGTGGATCGAAGAATCGCAATGGCGCGCGCTGCGGGGGCAGCTGGAGGAAGCCCGACGGGCCCGACGGCGCGCGGAGGAGGCGCTGGAACAGGCGATGGGCCGATGGCATCGCGCTCGGGAGGCCCTGGCGGCCCTCGAGGAGGAGCGCCGCGCCCTCGAAGCCCGATGGGAGGCCCTTCAGCGCGCCCTCCGGGAGGTCGAGGGGCAGCTGGAGGCGGAGGCGCGATCCCTCCAGGCCATGGCCCGGGAAGCGGCGGCCTGGGAGGCCCGGCGGGCTGAGCTGGCAGCCGAACAGGCGGACCTGACCCGACGGGAACAGGCCCTTGCCGAGGAGCGACGGGCGCTGGCCGAAGCCCGAGCCTCCCTGGAGAGGGAGCTGGCGGCCCTGGGCCTGGAGGGGATGGAGCAGGAGCTGGCCCGCCTGCGAGCGGAGGAACGGTTGCTGGAGGAGGAGCGCCGTCAGGTGGAAGAGCAGATCGCCCGCCTGATCGCCGAGCGACAGGCTCTCGAAGTCGAGCGGATGACCCTGGAGGATCCGGAGAGCGCGCCCTCATGGCAGGCCCTGGAGGCCGAGCAGGCCCAGCTTCAGGAAGCCCTCCGGGATCTGGAGGCACAGCGTCAAGCGCGGGAAGCCCGGCGGGCTGAGGAGATGACGCTCCTTCTATCCCTGGAATCGGCCTTCGAGGCCGTATGGGAGCAGGTGGAAACCCTCCGCCGCATCGGGCAGGAGCGGGAGGAAGCGGTGCACGCCGCGCGGCTGGAGCGGGTGCGCCGGGAGGGGGAGTTGCGGGCCTTTCAGCAGACGTTGCAGGAGGAGTGGCGCCACCTGGAGGGAGCTGCCGGGTCGGAGGAGGTCGGGGAGCTGAACCTGGAAGCGCTGGAGGAGATCCAGACGGAGGAGCCGCTGGAGGCCCTGGAGGCGGAAGTGGAGGCGTTGCGGCGGGCGTTGCGCCGGCTGGGGCCGGTGAACCCCGAGGCGGCCGCCGAATACGCCGCGCTCCAGGAGCGCCACGCCTTCCTGACCGCCCAGGTGGCGGATCTGGAAGCGGCGTCCGCCTCCCTGCGGCAGACCGTGGAGGCCCTGGATCAGCAGATGCAGCAGGCTTTTATGGAGACGTTCCGGGCGGTGGGCCGCGCCTTCCGGGAGACCTTCACCGCGCTGTTCGGCGGGGGCAACGCCCGCCTGGCCCTCACCCCGGCCGAGCGCTGGGATCAAGCGGGGGTGGAGATCTACGTCCGCGTGCCCGGGAAACGAACCCAGAGCCTCATGATGCTCTCAGGAGGGGAGAAAGCGCTGACGGCCACCGCCCTCATCTTCGCCCTGCTGAGCGTCCGCCCTTCCCCCTTTGTGATCCTGGACGAGGCGGATGCCGCGCTGGATGAGGCCAACATCGGCCGCTTCCGGGAGATGATCCGCCGGCTGTCCGAGCGCACCCAGTTCATCCTCATCACCCACAACCGGGGCACCGTCGAGGTCGCGGACGTCCTGTATGGGGTCACCATGCGCCCCGACGGCACCTCCCAGGTCCTGAGCCTGCGCCTGGAGGAAGCGGAACGGATGATGGCAACGCCGGCGAAGCCATGA